From Oncorhynchus masou masou isolate Uvic2021 chromosome 7, UVic_Omas_1.1, whole genome shotgun sequence, one genomic window encodes:
- the LOC135542970 gene encoding cyclic nucleotide-gated channel cone photoreceptor subunit alpha-like, whose product MPKISTEQSYPSHGHCSVNTPDNLDQIESGSRLSRFMVLVKGWSSHSSQPSDALPLDSTMKSHTEFREAWRAESMSNTRLSDQVRRRNNGQWPLAAYNMNNCNNKDDKKEEKKDEKKPDPPKPPDKKPDEKKPDPPKEVWIIDPATDMYYQWLTIVAVPAFYNLMLLVPRASFNDLQANYVMLWMVLDYSSDVIYYIDTFVRSRTGFLEQGLLVKDPVKLKEHYRAQKQFKYDIISMIPTDLAFIPYGYNNPEFRFNRLGKMARLFEFFDRTETRTNYPNIFRIGNLVLYILIIIHWNACVFYALSKLLGFGSDTWVYPNITDPEMGQLSRKYVYCLYWSTLTLTTIGETPPPVRDIEYLFVVADFLTGVLIFATIVGNVGAMISNMNAARAEFQAKIDSIKQYMEFRKVSKVLEARVVKWFDYLWTEKKTCDEKEVLKNLPDKLKAEIAINVHMETLRKVRIFQDCEAGLLIELVLKLQPQVFSPGDYICKKGDIGREMYIIKEGKLAVVADDGVTQWCVLSDGAYFGDLSILGIKGSKAGNRRTANIRSVGYSDLFALSKDDLMDALTEYPDAKYALEEKGKAILMKDNLIDEELGNKADPKEMENKVLTMETNMEVMTIKFTRMIAEWATYQAKVKQRISNMEARVKPLRQGDG is encoded by the exons ATGCCGAAGATCAGCACGGAGCAGTCTTATCCCAGCCACGGCCACTGTTCGGTAAACACGCCCGACAACCTGGACCAGATTGAGAGTGGCAGCAG GCTGTCTCGCTTCATGGTGTTGGTGAAGGGCTGGTCATCTCACAGTAGTCAGCCCTCAGATGCCCTTCCTTTAGACTCAACCATGAAGTCACACACAGAGTTCAGAGAGGCCTGGAGGGCAGAGAGCATGTCCAACACCAGACTCTCTGACCAAGTCCGCAGGAGGAA CAATGGTCAATGGCCCCTTGCAGCATACAATATGAACAACTGCAACAACAAGGATGA CAaaaaagaggagaagaaggatgagAAGAAGCCGGATCCCCCGAAGCCACCTGATAAGAAACCGGATGAGAAGAAACCGGATCCCCC TAAAGAAGTGTGGATCATTGACCCCGCCACAGATATGTACTACCAATGGCTGACAATAGTAGCTGTCCCAGCATTCTACAACTTAATGCTTCTGGTGCCAAG AGCTAGTTTCAATGACCTGCAGGCCAACTATGTAATGCTGTGGATGGTTCTCGACTACTCTTCAGATGTCATCTATTACATTGACACGTTTGTGAGATCTAGGACAG GTTTCCTGGAACAAGGATTGCTCGTGAAGGACCCAGTGAAACTAAAAGAACACTACCGAGCCCAGAAGCAATTTAAATATGACATCATATCGATGATACCTACCGATCTTGCCTTCATTCCATACGGTTACAACAATCCAGAGTTCAGATTCAACCGCCTCGGCAAGATGGCGCGCCTCTTTGAGTTCTTCGACCGAACGGAAACCAGGACAAACTACCCCAACATTTTCAGAATCGGCAACCTTGTGCTTTACATCCTGATCATCATCCACTGGAACGCTTGCGTCTTCTACGCCCTCTCCAAACTCCTGGGCTTCGGCTCAGACACCTGGGTGTACCCAAACATCACTGACCCCGAGATGGGCCAGCTGTCCAGGAAGTACGTCTACTGCCTCTACTggtccaccctgaccctgaccaccaTTGGAGAGACCCCGCCCCCTGTCAGAGACATCGAGTACCTGTTTGTAGTCGCCGACTTCCTCACGGGCGTGCTGATTTTTGCCACCATTGTTGGTAACGTTGGCGCCATGATCTCCAACATGAACGCGGCACGTGCCGAGTTCCAGGCCAAGATCGACTCCATCAAGCAGTACATGGAGTTTCGTAAGGTCTCCAAGGTCCTGGAGGCCAGGGTGGTCAAGTGGTTTGACTACCTGTGGACGGAGAAGAAGACCTGCGACGAGAAGGAGGTTCTGAAGAACCTGCCGGACAAGCTGAAGGCTGAGATTGCCATCAACGTCCACATGGAGACGCTGAGGAAAGTGCGTATCTTCCAGGATTGCGAAGCCGGCCTGCTGATCGAGCTTGTGCTCAAGCTGCAGCCTCAGGTCTTCAGCCCCGGAGACTACATCTGTAAGAAGGGCGACATTGGCCGAGAGATGTACATCATCAAAGAAGGGAAGCTGGCTGTGGTAGCGGACGACGGGGTAACACAGTGGTGTGTGCTGAGCGATGGGGCATACTTCGGAGATCTCAGTATCCTGGGCATCAAGGGCAGTAAGGCTGGCAACAGAAGAACAGCCAACATCAGGAGCGTGGGTTACTCTGACCTCTTCGCCCTGTCTAAAGACGACCTGATGGATGCTCTCACTGAGTACCCTGACGCCAAGTACGCTCTGGAAGAGAAAGGCAAGGCCATCTTGATGAAAGACAACCTCATTGATGAGGAATTGGGAAACAAGGCCGACCCCAAAGAAATGGAGAACAAAGTCCTTACAATGGAGACCAACATGGAGGTCATGACGATCAAGTTCACCAGAATGATTGCAGAGTGGGCAACATACCAGGCCAAGGTCAAGCAGCGCATCAGCAACATGGAGGCCAGGGTCAAACCCCTCAGGCAGGGGGATGGATGA